One genomic region from Anaerotignum faecicola encodes:
- a CDS encoding carbohydrate ABC transporter permease, translating into PKWKTLPFSVLEFTGQYSSNYAVQFAVMALTAAPAVIVYILLNKHITKGVAMGAVKG; encoded by the coding sequence CCGAAATGGAAGACGCTTCCGTTCTCGGTTCTGGAGTTTACCGGCCAGTATTCATCCAATTACGCCGTGCAGTTTGCGGTTATGGCTCTGACAGCGGCGCCGGCGGTGATTGTATATATCCTACTGAATAAACATATTACGAAAGGTGTGGCTATGGGAGCGGTAAAGGGTTAG